A stretch of Miscanthus floridulus cultivar M001 chromosome 13, ASM1932011v1, whole genome shotgun sequence DNA encodes these proteins:
- the LOC136500285 gene encoding lysine-rich arabinogalactan protein 19-like codes for MVLRGSGAGCPGEGDFGSAGDGETPTAPLPSTEDGASRATTAVSGAPPPHLPQPPAAATAPPRALQGEETGVDGRGAAARPTAPPAGSAPPPAAKPAPPAQPLGADGTGSGAARPDDGGAPPASWSPPVTESTVCGELSPAPQAASGRPAATSPSSLSPFAQPFHPRERSRGRSKARRWAEDEDGLLDVSDTERTSTASQPPTSTRLVEASDG; via the coding sequence ATGGTGTTGCGCGGATCCGGCGCCGGCTGCCCCGGTGAGGGCGATTTCGGGTCAGCCGGTGACGGCGAGACACCGACGGCGCCGCTGCCGTCCACGGAGGATGGCGCCTCCCGCGCGACAACGGCTGTGTCAGGTGCGCCGCCCCCCCACCTGCCCCAACCACCGGCCGCCGCCACGGCACCGCCGCGCGCGCTGCAGGGCGAAGAAACTGGCGTTGATGGCCGTGGGGCGGCTGCCCGGCCAACGGCGCCGCCCGCGGGGTCCGCGCCTCCACCAGCTGCGAAGCCGGCGCCTCCGGCCCAGCCGTTGGGGGCTGACGGGACCGGATCTGGGGCTGCGCGGCCCGATGACGGGGGAGCGCCCCCTGCCTCTTGGTCTCCGCCCGTCACGGAGAGCACAGTTTGCGGCGAGCTCAGCCCGGCACCACAGGCTGCCTCGGGACGCCCTGCCGCAACCTCGCCGTCCTCGCTCTCTCCCTTCGCCCAACCCTTCCACCCACGGGAGCGCTCGAGGGGACGCTCCAAGGCTCGTCGCTGGGCTGAGGATGAGGATGGCCTCCTCGATGTCTCGGATACGGAGCGGACGTCGACCGCCTCCCAGCCCCCTACCTCGACGCGGCTCGTTGAGGCCAGCGACGGCTGA
- the LOC136502065 gene encoding NDR1/HIN1-like protein 10, whose translation MGTPYHLQSPGTIINKLMNRKQLPLALPQPPPVDPSKVIEQPPELPQLPPVDPSNEQPPAQLVDPSKITEQPQALRQPARAPSKIILQPRHRTSPAMWCAAIVCFAFSILLIVAGVVILIIFLAVKPRPPSFDTANAILNSIYVDSPAPYFNNDMTLVANISNPNKKIDLVFRSATIELFFQDRPMAVQALPPFLQRRGQSQVLNMHLVSSRVLLPPEVAVKMVNQVRSNRVVYTIKGTFKVEARFGFGHYSYWMYTICELELTAPPCGVLVARRCRTK comes from the coding sequence ATGGGCACTCCTTATCACCTCCAATCCCCAGGAACCATCATAAACAAGCTAATGAACAGGAAGCAGCTGCCACTGGCCTTGCCACAGCCGCCGCCAGTTGATCCGTCCAAGGTAATCGAGCAGCCACCAGAACTGCCACAGCTGCCGCCGGTGGATCCGTCCAACGAGCAGCCACCGGCGCAGCTGGTGGATCCGTCCAAGATAACTGAGCAGCCACAGGCGCTGCGGCAGCCGGCGCGAGCACCGTCGAAGATAATCCTGCAACCGCGCCATCGGACCTCGCCGGCGATGTGGTGTGCGGCCATCGTCTGCTTCGCCTTCAGCATACTCCTCATCGTTGCAGGCGTCGTCATCCTGATCATCTTCCTGGCGGTGAAGCCAAGGCCGCCATCCTTCGACACTGCCAACGCCATCCTCAACAGCATCTACGTGGATTCACCGGCCCCCTATTTCAACAACGACATGACGCTCGTGGCCAACATCTCCAACCCCAACAAGAAGATCGACTTGGTGTTCCGGTCCGCCACCATCGAGCTCTTCTTCCAGGACAGGCCCATGGCCGTGCAGGCGCTGCCTCCGTTCCTGCAGCGGCGTGGCCAGTCCCAGGTCCTGAATATGCACCTGGTGTCCAGCCGAGTTCTGCTGCCGCCCGAGGTGGCTGTAAAGATGGTGAACCAGGTGAGGAGCAACAGGGTGGTGTACACAATCAAAGGCACCTTCAAAGTGGAGGCCAGGTTTGGGTTTGGCCACTACTCATACTGGATGTACACAATCTGTGAGCTGGAGCTCACTGCCCCTCCTTGTGGAGTTCTTGTTGCCCGGAGATGCAGAACAAAATGA